A DNA window from Bradyrhizobium sp. CCBAU 53421 contains the following coding sequences:
- a CDS encoding DJ-1/PfpI family protein, giving the protein MIAHDVHLRIGSLLFEGVDQIDLTGPFEVLSRIPNSTYRIYGKTAEPVRDIKGLRLTPDATLAEAPPLDVLHVPGGFGQQALMEDAEVLGWISRQAAGACRIFSVCTGALICGAAGLLRGRRATTHWASFHLLPFFGATPVNERVVVDGSFVFAAGVTSGIDGALRLAAELRGDDAARAIQLYMVYAPEPPFDSGTPETAPPEILQQSREAVRAITAQREETARRVAARLGVVVGA; this is encoded by the coding sequence ATGATTGCTCATGATGTCCACTTGCGGATCGGATCACTGCTGTTCGAAGGCGTCGATCAAATCGATTTGACCGGACCGTTCGAGGTGTTGTCGCGGATTCCGAATTCGACCTACCGCATCTACGGCAAGACCGCCGAGCCCGTCCGCGACATCAAGGGATTGCGGCTGACACCGGATGCGACGCTGGCCGAAGCGCCGCCGCTCGATGTGCTGCATGTGCCGGGCGGCTTCGGTCAGCAAGCGTTGATGGAGGACGCGGAAGTGCTCGGCTGGATCAGCCGGCAGGCGGCAGGGGCGTGCCGCATCTTCTCGGTCTGCACGGGCGCGCTGATCTGCGGCGCGGCGGGCCTTCTGCGGGGGCGCAGGGCGACGACACATTGGGCGTCGTTTCATCTGCTGCCGTTCTTCGGCGCAACTCCTGTCAACGAGCGCGTGGTGGTGGACGGAAGCTTTGTCTTTGCCGCCGGAGTCACGTCAGGCATCGATGGCGCATTGCGGCTCGCGGCTGAATTGCGGGGCGACGATGCCGCGCGCGCGATCCAGCTCTATATGGTGTATGCGCCGGAGCCGCCGTTCGACAGCGGCACACCGGAGACCGCGCCACCCGAAATCCTGCAGCAGTCGCGCGAGGCCGTGCGCGCGATCACGGCGCAGCGGGAGGAGACCGCGCGGCGGGTGGCCGCCAGGCTCGGCGTCGTCGTTGGAGCTTGA
- a CDS encoding amidohydrolase family protein, with amino-acid sequence MAATRIDCDIHPAVGGTRTTLLPYLSDHWKEQVVSRAIDGLDLNSYPPSMPLSGRADWRPADGSKPGSDLAMVQRGAFDQLGASHAICNVVYGAQAVFDPYMAADFCKAINDWIAAEWLAKDTRLRASIVVPIQAPDLAIEEIERRAGDNRFVSVLVPSQNETLLGRRHYWPIYQAAEKYRLPIAIHAGSAYRGAPSSIGWPSYRYEYYLAEAQAFQAQTLSLIYEGVFGKYPGLTVVLMESGVSWLPAFMWRANKTWRGVRVEVPWVEREPAAIIREHFRVTMQPFDAPLDATGVADIIDQIGSDKMFLFASDYPHWQFDGDDPVPRYLPKSLVKRMSEDNPLETFPRLKLDS; translated from the coding sequence ATGGCGGCCACGCGCATCGACTGCGACATCCATCCCGCGGTGGGAGGAACGCGCACCACGCTGCTGCCTTATCTCAGCGATCACTGGAAGGAACAGGTGGTCAGCCGCGCCATCGACGGGCTCGACCTCAATTCCTATCCGCCGTCGATGCCGCTGTCCGGCCGCGCCGACTGGCGGCCGGCCGACGGCAGCAAGCCCGGCAGCGATCTCGCCATGGTGCAGCGCGGCGCGTTCGACCAGCTCGGCGCCAGCCACGCCATCTGCAATGTCGTCTACGGCGCGCAGGCGGTGTTCGATCCCTACATGGCGGCGGACTTCTGCAAGGCGATCAACGACTGGATCGCAGCCGAATGGCTCGCGAAGGACACGCGGCTGCGCGCCTCGATCGTGGTGCCGATCCAGGCGCCGGATCTCGCGATCGAGGAGATCGAGCGCAGGGCCGGCGACAACCGCTTCGTCTCGGTGCTGGTGCCCTCGCAGAACGAGACGCTGCTCGGGCGGCGGCATTATTGGCCGATCTATCAGGCCGCGGAGAAATACAGGCTGCCGATCGCGATCCACGCCGGCAGCGCTTATCGCGGCGCGCCGAGCTCGATCGGCTGGCCGTCCTATCGCTACGAATACTATCTCGCCGAAGCGCAGGCGTTCCAGGCGCAGACGCTCAGCCTGATCTATGAGGGCGTGTTCGGGAAGTATCCGGGATTGACCGTCGTGCTGATGGAGTCGGGCGTCAGCTGGCTGCCGGCCTTCATGTGGCGCGCCAACAAGACCTGGCGCGGCGTGCGCGTCGAGGTGCCGTGGGTGGAGCGCGAGCCGGCCGCGATCATCCGCGAGCATTTCCGCGTCACCATGCAGCCGTTCGACGCGCCGCTGGATGCAACGGGTGTCGCCGACATCATCGACCAGATCGGCTCCGACAAGATGTTCCTGTTTGCATCCGACTATCCGCATTGGCAGTTCGACGGCGACGATCCGGTCCCGCGATATCTGCCGAAGAGCCTCGTCAAGAGGATGAGCGAGGACAACCCGTTGGAAACCTTCCCGCGTCTGAAATTGGAC
- a CDS encoding GlxA family transcriptional regulator, with translation MTPTSPRFSPKGRRLIEVLAYPAVQLLDVTGPLQVFASANALAARAGNAEPYEVRVVAKDGPTIEASAGVGIAVHPLPAIGTAVDTLVVPGGDGVNAAAADAGLVDWVRGRAGQARRTASVCTGAFLLAASGVLDGRRAVTHWQFCSELAERFPAVRVEPDPIFVRDGSFWTSAGVTSGIDLALALLEEDLGRAAALAVARYLVVFFKRPGGQAQFSEILSLQTTDDRFGTLHDWISGHLADDLSLATLARQAGMSERSFSRHYADATGLTPARAIERLRVEGARHLLSETRLPIKRISQRCGFGSEETMRRSFLRVLSTTPQDYRARFAG, from the coding sequence ATGACGCCAACCAGCCCACGTTTCTCGCCAAAAGGCCGCCGCCTGATCGAAGTGCTGGCTTACCCGGCGGTGCAATTGCTCGACGTCACCGGGCCATTGCAGGTGTTCGCGTCCGCCAACGCGCTGGCGGCCAGGGCAGGCAACGCCGAGCCCTATGAGGTCCGCGTCGTCGCCAAGGATGGCCCGACGATCGAGGCATCGGCCGGCGTCGGAATCGCGGTGCATCCGCTGCCCGCGATCGGCACCGCGGTCGACACGCTGGTTGTTCCTGGCGGCGACGGCGTCAACGCTGCGGCGGCCGATGCCGGCTTGGTAGACTGGGTGCGCGGACGCGCCGGGCAGGCACGCCGCACCGCATCGGTCTGCACCGGCGCGTTCCTGCTCGCGGCATCGGGGGTTCTCGATGGCCGTCGTGCCGTGACCCATTGGCAATTCTGTTCAGAACTCGCCGAGCGCTTTCCCGCTGTTCGCGTCGAACCCGACCCGATCTTCGTGCGCGACGGATCGTTCTGGACGTCGGCCGGCGTCACCTCCGGCATCGATCTCGCGCTGGCATTGTTGGAGGAAGACCTCGGCCGCGCAGCGGCGCTTGCCGTCGCCCGCTATCTCGTCGTGTTCTTCAAGCGGCCGGGCGGACAGGCGCAGTTCAGCGAAATCCTGTCGCTGCAAACGACCGACGACAGGTTCGGCACGCTGCATGACTGGATCAGCGGCCATCTCGCCGACGACCTCTCGCTTGCGACGCTGGCGAGACAGGCCGGCATGAGCGAGCGCAGCTTCAGCCGGCACTACGCCGACGCGACCGGGTTGACGCCGGCCCGCGCAATCGAGCGGCTACGGGTCGAGGGCGCCCGGCACCTGCTGTCGGAGACGCGATTGCCGATCAAGCGGATCTCGCAGCGCTGCGGCTTCGGGTCGGAGGAGACGATGCGTCGCAGCTTCCTGCGCGTGCTGTCGACCACGCCGCAGGACTATCGCGCCAGATTTGCGGGCTAG